CCGTATCGTATCCGGACTTTTACGAAGATCTGAATAAGATCATCCACCGAACCTGAGTATGACAGCCAAGTAAACTATAACGAGGCTCAAAAGTAAATTGACAAATCCTAAAAAGCGAGCCACTATCCTATAAAAACTACTTTCAACAGCCTTTTTACCAAAGTACAGGTCATGTATCAGAGAAATTATTACAACTAAAATAAATAGACCTATCTTGTGCCAAAGAGTTAGTGTGTAAGGATTTGAAAAACTAAAAAGGTTGGCAAAACCGAGTATGTAATGTATGTTAAATAGACCCGTTAAGAAAAGTCCCAATAGTGCAAGGAGTGTCCCAAAAAAGCTGAAGCGTCTACCCACCTCTTGAAAAGCTTGATCCTTCATCGGCAACTTCCTTACAAAAGGTGCAAGCACAAATACCAGAAAGAGCATCCCGCCTACCCACAAAGTAGCAAAAACTATGTGGAGGAAGAGCATTACCTCTTTGAGTATCATCGTTTACAATTTTAACAGGTAGCAACAAAAAAGTCAAAGGTAAAGAGTAGAGAGTATCCCTTTGCATAGACAGATATCCCATTTATAGACATCTATCTATGCATCGGGTTTAGGACTATGTCTGAAAACCCTCTAAAATAAGGATTTTCAGACAGTAAGCCCAGTGCCTTACTCCTGAGGCACTTATACCGCTCACCAGACAGGTTTTTCAAAAACCTATCCACCTGCCTGACAAGGACTTGCGGAATACGGCGTAAATGCATCCCCCATCTGACACGGTCAGACAGGTTTCTGGACGCATTCACATCCGCATTCAGCTTCCTACCACATAACCTACACTCAAACTTCTCTTGCGTTTTTCTGTTTCTTTTATCTACAT
This window of the Hydrogenobacter sp. genome carries:
- a CDS encoding zinc ribbon domain-containing protein, producing VDKRNRKTQEKFECRLCGRKLNADVNASRNLSDRVRWGMHLRRIPQVLVRQVDRFLKNLSGERYKCLRSKALGLLSENPYFRGFSDIVLNPMHR